Within Felis catus isolate Fca126 chromosome A1, F.catus_Fca126_mat1.0, whole genome shotgun sequence, the genomic segment cccccccaaaaaacacaaattaaaacaagacatTTTGCTAGTATAAAAACGACCAAGGTccaagtaataataaaaaaatagagtccATCAATGACTGTAacacaaaaatgtgtatgtgGGGCCGAGTCCATCTtcagagggagagacaagagaGGTGGCAGGCAAATAGGGCAACACCCCCAAGGATAAGCAGCCATAGAAGCGGCTCCCCCAAGGGCAAAATGGGGAAGGCGGTGGGAGAGGAAGGAACTCAGGAGTTGACCCTAGTTGGGTTGTTGAAAAGAGCTACCCCTATAGCCACTCCCAggcatttttagatttttagaagGAGCTGCCTCCATAACCACCCCCACCGCCATAGCCGCCTCTGTAAGGTCCACTGTTACTGCGACCTCCCCAGCTGCTgccaccgccaccgccgccgccgccgcccttcATGGGCCCGTACGAGGACTGGTGCTGGCTGTAGCTGCCGAAGCCGCCGAAGCCGTTACCGTAGTCGCTTCCACCGTAGGACGAACCGCCTCCTCCGCCTCCGTACGCGTTGTagccgccgccaccgccaccgccgccgTAACCACCGTAGCTGTTGtaaccgccgccgccgcccttaGACAGGCCGTTCTGGTCTCGACCACCGCCGCGACCCCGGCCGCCTCGACCTCCCCGGGAGGACCGGGAGCCGCCTCCGCCCCCACCGGAATGGATATCCTCCTTGGGGACGGCCTTCTTCACCTCCACGCGATGGCCCTGGATCGGATGGAATTTGACAACCGCGGCCTTGTCTGCCGCGTCGTGATTCTGAAAATACACGAAGCCGAAGCCACGCTTCTTGCCGGACTGTTTGTCGGCAATAATCTCGGCCTTTTCCACGGTGCCAAACTGCGAGAAATGCTCGATCAGGTCGCCCTCGGCCACGTCTCCCTTAAGGCCCCCGACAAAGAGCTTCTTAACCTTGGCGTGGGCACCGGGCCGCGCCGAATCCTCCCGGGACACCGCCCGCTTCAGCTCCACCGTGTTGCCGTCCACGGCATGGGGCGAGGCGGCCATGGCGGCATCGGCCTCCTCCACATTGGAGTAGGTCACGAAGCCGAAGCAACGGGAGCGCTTGGTCTGGGGGTTCACCACCACCACGCAGTCCGTCAGAGTCCCAAAGGCCTCAAAGTGGCCGCGCAGGCCCGACTCACTCGTCTGCACATTGAGGCCGCCGATGAACAGCTTACACAACTGGGAATTCTCCATCTCCACGGCCCGGGCCTTCCCCCCGCCCTGCGAGCTCCGAGGTTTCGCCGTCGCCGTTATCGTTGGCTAAGGCCTCCTCACAGCTTGGGCCCAGCTGTTGCTGGAGCCGCCACCGCCGGTCACCGAcggggaagggaaaaagggaaggggagggaaggaggaaaagaggaagggggagggaggggagaggtgccGGCTAGACGGCGAGCCGAGGAGACTGGAAGACAACCAGGGCTGCCGCTGCCGCTACCGCTACCGCCACCGCCACCTCCGCTCCCCTATCTGGGCACCACACAAAGAGGCCGCTGAACGCGCGCGCACCCTCCCCGAGGCGTGCGTCACCGCCGACGTACGGCAGCCTAGCACTGCCCGCCAATCCCTGCGTGGCTCCCTCTAGTCCCGCCTACCGCGCCGCAGCGCCGCTCTCGGTCACGGACTCCCCGCCCTCCGCGGTCGATTCAAGCCCTCGGCCTGCGCTGCTCCCGCCACCGCCTCTACAGCCCCGCTCTCACTCCCTGGCTCCCCCGTGTGCCCTGACCGGGGACTCTCCCGGCTCCCCGCGCACCTCCGCAATTCATTTCCTCTCAGCCCCGCGGCTGTTCCCAgtgttttcccccctcccctaGCCGTATCCCCTCGCCCAACTCCGCAGTGGCGTTCGCGCCAGCCCCTTGAGAGACATGTCAGTTCAGCCAATGATCGCAATCCGCTCGCGCCCACTTCCGTTTTCGGCCGCGGCTGGACGGGCGCGCTCCCCAGTGCGCGCTGGCCCCGGCGCCCCCTGTGTGGGGGACCTGTCTGCCACCCGACGCCTTGCCCCCGCCCTGGGCTTGGGAGTGGGGGTGAGCGGGGGCGCGCTGCGGGTCGTTCCCAACGGATGCGTCCTGGGGCGCCACGCGCGGGCTTTTTGAAAACTTGACTGTTGGGTTTGGGGGCTTGGATTTACCCGCCGCGTTTCGACCGGGCCGCTACACCTGGCATCCtcgccgccccgcccccctgtCCGCACAAAGATGGAGGGTAGAGGCCTGGGAGGGAAAGGCGGTTATTAACCGTTCACTGACGCACCGACGTGCAGTTAAACACTGGCACGTGGCCCGTCGCAAAAGCGAGCCCGGGGCCAGGTGAAGGACAGCGACGTGCTAGAAGCGCTTGCGATTCCTGACCGCAGAGTCGCGCGAGACCCCCCGCCACCCTGCGGCCGGCCTTGAAGCCCTTCCCGACgccctgctctgcctcccttAGCGTACTCCCACAGctgacattttcattttacttcaggAACACATCGTTTTATGCTTCTGTGACCTATGCGATGCTTCCTTCCCAACAAAAAACGTTAGCTTTTTGAAGGTATTTTACAACCGGGTGTCAGAGGATACCATACATAAATACCGCGCACCCCTGGGAACTACCTTACCTACCCTCAGGTGAAAATGCAAGCAAATTACCAAGGCTTCCATGTATCGAATCTTTGTGTCAAGCAAGATACAAGGAATAGGACATAGTATGAGACATTACATGACCAAG encodes:
- the HNRNPA0 gene encoding heterogeneous nuclear ribonucleoprotein A0, giving the protein MENSQLCKLFIGGLNVQTSESGLRGHFEAFGTLTDCVVVVNPQTKRSRCFGFVTYSNVEEADAAMAASPHAVDGNTVELKRAVSREDSARPGAHAKVKKLFVGGLKGDVAEGDLIEHFSQFGTVEKAEIIADKQSGKKRGFGFVYFQNHDAADKAAVVKFHPIQGHRVEVKKAVPKEDIHSGGGGGGSRSSRGGRGGRGRGGGRDQNGLSKGGGGGYNSYGGYGGGGGGGGYNAYGGGGGGSSYGGSDYGNGFGGFGSYSQHQSSYGPMKGGGGGGGGGSSWGGRSNSGPYRGGYGGGGGYGGSSF